The genomic segment ATATTACTTTGTAAGAGTCAAGtcataatacaataaaaaataaaatgaaaactttttaattcttttttactAATGTGAAAATAGTGAGAGAAAACAAGTCGTAAGAAATGAAAATTAAGGAATCAATGTAATGATAAAACTTAACGGCATAAAATTGTATTGTTTTCAAACTAACTATATTGTAACAATAAACCACTTTAATTGCTAATATTTCATATTAAGTCAAACAATAAGAACTGAAAAGTGATATCAGTACACTTAAAAAATTCCAACAATTACATTAATATAAAACTTTATTAGATTTTCATTCCAATTTCATATTtcttgaaaaaataataaataaataaaaaatataaaacctTTGATCAAGTTCGATTGtcaagttttttcttctctaattcaACCCAATCTGCAAATTGTTTTGTGTGTAATGTGTCTAATTTAGCTGAACTCTCCCTTTAAACATGTCAGGTACGGTCAAATGAGTCTGTATACATTTTCTTTAGCCAAACAATGATGAATTTCTTTTTGTCTTGAATGCTTTCTCTAACTTTTTCCTTTTCCTTATGCCCTGCATTCACACACCCCCGCGCATTAACGCCAACGCCACCCTTGACCTCGCTGTGAAAAGTTAGCGCACCCGAGGTTGAACTCTCCCAGCTCGCTCGCAGCCACCGAACGCTGGGAAAGTGGCCCTCCTgacatacgtgtgtgtgcgcgtgtgtgtgctggTGTGTGAGCGTGGCGACACTCGGGGTGTCATGAAAAGGAGAGTTTTGACCCTCAACCCCTGACCTGTCCACACAAATGACCTTTTTAATGCCCAACGCTGCTATTGTCAGCCGTGGTTGCCCGGGCTTATGCTTGGAGCCCGCCAACAGAGTCTTAATTCATTATATTTTTGATATGGAGGACAATGatacaattaagaaaaaaaagacatcaggtTTAAAGAATCAAGTTGTCATATATTACAGGTCAAAATATCACAGCAAGAAAATATTATTCAAGAAAAATGTATAATGAAGTTAGATGATAAAGGCCCAATAAAGTTAATTCTAAAAGAAAATGTTATAATATTGCAAGAATAAAGTCACAATTTTAAGTGCTAAATGTGGCAATATTGTGAGAATAAAGTTACAATATTGAAAAATAGAAAGCTCATATGTTAAAAGAAACAAGTTGTAATATTCAATGTCGTTTTTCTTAATAAGGTTGTAATATCATGATATAAAATTACAATATCATGAGGAGAAACCATAGAATAGTAAGCAAGAAACGATTTTCATGATACAAGAATTatgtccccccaaaaaatccaaGAAGGATTGTAATTTTGACACTGAGTTACAATATTGAGATAAAAGTTTTCATATTAGGAGAGAAAAGTTGTAATACAATGCTTGGAAAAATAGGCCAAGTGTTTGCATCAATCTGTTTATTATCATTCCCAGTTAAATATTTTAAGCATACAAAGCAATCGTGCATTTAACTACATTACGTAGAACTACGAGctaaattaatataaatatattttatagaatacaaataaatacgaGGTAGTAAGATAGGGCGTGAGCGGGGTTCCTGGCAAAGATGAGcgtgctttttttttgccatgtgaCGTAATCTCGAAGAGTCGTAAATCGGGACCGATTTGCCGCTGCAATGGGAAAATGGGGATTTTTAATTGGTCAAACGGCGCCTCCCAGTGGCCAATCCTTGAAACTGCGATTATGACTCCGGCTTTTcggtacattttttttccacgttgCAATATTAAAGTTTTTAAAGAATAGAACTTGCTGTACCCGAATATGTACTTAACATAATACTTTTTATTGTCACAGGAAAATATGACATTAGTTTTTTTGATTCAATCCTAGCGGTACGTGTCTCAGTTTGGTGACATGGGATTAGTTGTTACATAGGCGGAACTTGTAAACCGAGAAGAGGGGAAATGTTCTAACTTGTACGCTGGAAAAGGGAAAGGGGCTTGGAAACTTGGGAATgccctcttttctttttttcctcttccttgTGGTAACTTGGACTGCTGACGCGTCCGGCAGCTGCCTGCACTcctccttccttctttccttccagaAGAAAACGAAGGAGAAGCGGCACATTCGGAGCTTGTTTCGCCATGTTGCTCCGCTACGTTGTTTGTGTTTTAGGTGTGTTATTGTGCCCTTCCCGATGCTACTTCTCCGAGGAGAGATCTCCCGAGGAGTCGCGAATGCAGCTTCCGACGGTGGTGATCGCCATCATAGCCAGGAACGCCGCTCACTCCCTGCCTTACTACCTTGGAGCTTTGGAGAGGCTCGACTACCCCAAAGATCGCATCTCGGTGTGGTGGGTGAATTCATTTTGGCCTTTAAATCACGGTATTAAAGTCACAAAGTTTTATTCTCCTTGCAGCTTCCTTGCTACCAGCCCCATGTTCACTCAAATTTCACTTCTGTCATCTTTGTCAAACTTAGGTTCGACGCCCAAtatgggtctttttttttttaaagttgtcaGACCTGAATGTGGTGCCATTTCTTTTTAGCAAATGCCTTTTGGATTCATATTTGCAGAAGGGATCATGTCTTTGTAGTCAAgtactttttaaattaaaaatcaaatttttCTTTTGCAATAGAATTTTCTGTCCATTCTGGATTATGTCTCCCCCAAAGTCAGGTGAGATAGACCCGAGCACGCCTGTGACCCAAGTGGGGTCAAGCAGTCTGGAAATTGATCCTGGGCTATCACAATGGACTCGTGGTCTGCCTCACTGTTCTGAGGTTTAGGTTGTGAGTCTTTGGGTGAATAGCCTTAGGACATCcacaaattgaaaatgcacggaGAAGTATGCGCATATGTGTCACATTGAGCTCATGACTCAATTGTTGGCAAGGAGGAAAGAAGCAGTCTGCTGATTTGGGTGTGCGAGTTGGATGGAGCTAACCACAGGGAAGGACTTGGAATCGCTGCCATGTTAACTTTTGTTTTAGGCCTCAGTTCAGTAGATTTGCTTTCAGCATTGCGGTGACGGCTTTTGTGATTTCTCTTTCTGAACAATTTTCTGCAGCCAGCATGTTCCTTCTCACTTGTCCATATtgactgtgtgtttttttttttcaaacctgtATTTTGTGTGCTCCTCAGGGCTGCCACAGATCACAATGCAGATAACACCACAGCCATCCTCAAAGAGTGGCTCACCGTCATGCAGAAATTTTACCATTATGTGGAGTGGAGACCCATGGAGCAACCTGTGTAAGCCTTCATTTTGAAATCTTTGACTATctctgtgtgttttatttttttattttcctagaAATGTGAATCTCAATACCTCATTTCAGGTCCTACGCGGGAGAGATGGGTCCCAAACACTGGCCTAACACCAGATACGAGTACGTGATGAAGCTAAAGCAAGCAGCACTTAACTTTGCCAGGAAACGCTGGGCGGACTACATCCTGGTACGGAATACAATTTACTTAAACCCAAATAGCGGATCTATCTTATTTATTGCACTGTCAAAATTTCTCATCAATGGAGATTTTGGTTAtacagaggtttttttttttttttatatattccaAAACACAAGTGTGaatcaaatgacatttttgttttagtaTGCAGACACCGATAACATCCTTACCAACCCTAACGCACTCAACCTGCTGATAGCTGAGAACAAGTCGGTCATAGCTCCCATGCTGGACTCTCAGGGAGCGTACTCCAATTACTGGTGTGGAATAACACCACAGGTGAGGTGCAAGTTCAACATCctctctttaaaaataaatgaaataataataattaaatcctTAATATTTTTTTAGGGCTATTATCGAAGGACAGCAGAGTATTTCCCCACCCGCCACCGTCACCGCTCGGGCTGCTTCCCCGTCCCGATGGTGCACTCCACCATGTTGCTGGATCTAAGGAAAGAGGGAAtgaagaaactggctttctaccCTCCTCACAAAGAGTACTCCTGGCCCTACGACGACATCATCGTCTTTGCCTTCTCCTGCCGAGCTGCAGGTTTGCAAACGCTCCACTTTGTGCAATCCTCAATAATAGTATCAGTTCATCTCAATCAGTAAACATTTTTAGGATTCACTGTAAAGAGTCTTCACTTCTGGTCTTCCTGTTTGTAATTATTTATGAACTGATTACAGCGATTCAGATGTACCTGTGCAACAAGGAGCGCTACGGCTACTTGAATATCCCGGCTAAACCTCACCACACTCTTGAGGACGATCGTCTCAATTTTGTCCACGTTCACTTGGAGTCTATGAGTAAGTCTTTGTTTGGTTTTCTTCCTCTTTTACGTCACATAAAAGAATGCAGTCAATGTGTTTTGTCTGTTGTGGTTCTTCGAACAGTTGACGGCCCTCCAATGAAGCCTTCCCGATACGTCCACATGTTACCCAAGCAGAGAGACCTGATGGGATTTGATGAGGTAAATACAACTCTCTGTCAATTTTATACAATAggaattatttgatttattttcacaAAGCAATAGAAACATCTacattgttttgtgtttgtgcacATTTTTATCCTCGCAACATTTTTGTCTTCCTTAGATTTACCTTATTAATTTGCGCCGGCGCCCCGACCGCAGACAGAGGATGTTGTTCTCCCTGAATGAGCTGGAGGTCGACGTCAAGGTAGTTGACGCTGTGGATGGAAAGTGAGTACACTCTTACAGAAAGTCTGTTTGAAGGATGACAGAACAATAAGCCCCGCCCACTTTacatctgtgtgtttgtgtagtgCACTGAACAGCAGTGACATCAAGATTCTGGGGGTGGACTTACTACCGGGCTATTACGACCCGTTCTCGGGACGTACTCTCACCAAAGGAGAGGTGGGCTGTTTCCTCAGCCACTTCTACATCTGGAAGGAGGTAACAAAAGCTTCATCAAAATGTCTAGATTGTAGAGCTTTGTGGGCTAAAGTTGTTTTCTCCAGATGGTGGACTTGCAACTGGACAAAGCTCTGGTGCTGGAGGACGACGTCCGCTTCCAGGCAAATTTTAAACGACGAGTCCTGCGGTTGATGGAGGAGGTGGACCAGGTGGAGCTGGACTGGGATCTCATGTGAGACAAATTTAAATGACCTCATTCAACGCGAGAGATTTTGTTTTGTCAGGAAGATTATGGATAAAGAACGTGTTCATTTTGCCTTGTCTTGCTTCGCTCCGCCACAGATATTTTGGCAGGAAGCAGGTGAACCCGGCAAAAGAAGAAGCGGTGGACGACGTCCAGAATCTGGTAGTGGCAGACTATTCCCACTGGACTCTCTCTTACGCCATCTCCCAGCAAGGTGCCCAGAAGCTGGTCAATGCTGAGCCGCTTTCCAAGATGCTGCCCGTCGACGAATTCCTCCCCATCATGTACGACAAACATCCCAAGTACGTATTGGATTCCTTCCCCaatccttcttttttttgtgtgtgtggccgCACCCGGAAATAtggattgtttattttttgtgaaAACACACCTTTAGATGATAATCACTTTTGGATATTCGTGTTTAACTTTTCCCAGCTGCTGTCTTCCTCCCCCTCACTTTGTTTTAATGACCCACGGCAAAACGTTTACACATGTTTTCATTAGGTTCTTTGTTCCt from the Syngnathus scovelli strain Florida chromosome 13, RoL_Ssco_1.2, whole genome shotgun sequence genome contains:
- the cercam gene encoding procollagen galactosyltransferase 2 isoform X1, which codes for MLLRYVVCVLGVLLCPSRCYFSEERSPEESRMQLPTVVIAIIARNAAHSLPYYLGALERLDYPKDRISVWAATDHNADNTTAILKEWLTVMQKFYHYVEWRPMEQPVSYAGEMGPKHWPNTRYEYVMKLKQAALNFARKRWADYILYADTDNILTNPNALNLLIAENKSVIAPMLDSQGAYSNYWCGITPQGYYRRTAEYFPTRHRHRSGCFPVPMVHSTMLLDLRKEGMKKLAFYPPHKEYSWPYDDIIVFAFSCRAAAIQMYLCNKERYGYLNIPAKPHHTLEDDRLNFVHVHLESMIDGPPMKPSRYVHMLPKQRDLMGFDEIYLINLRRRPDRRQRMLFSLNELEVDVKVVDAVDGNALNSSDIKILGVDLLPGYYDPFSGRTLTKGEVGCFLSHFYIWKEMVDLQLDKALVLEDDVRFQANFKRRVLRLMEEVDQVELDWDLIYFGRKQVNPAKEEAVDDVQNLVVADYSHWTLSYAISQQGAQKLVNAEPLSKMLPVDEFLPIMYDKHPNEDYKSHFPNRNLQTFSTRPLLVQPCHYAGDPQWVSDTETSTLWDDDTVRTDWRGSHKTLKGGVPPPEMLSASYKDEL
- the cercam gene encoding procollagen galactosyltransferase 2 isoform X2, with amino-acid sequence MQLPTVVIAIIARNAAHSLPYYLGALERLDYPKDRISVWAATDHNADNTTAILKEWLTVMQKFYHYVEWRPMEQPVSYAGEMGPKHWPNTRYEYVMKLKQAALNFARKRWADYILYADTDNILTNPNALNLLIAENKSVIAPMLDSQGAYSNYWCGITPQGYYRRTAEYFPTRHRHRSGCFPVPMVHSTMLLDLRKEGMKKLAFYPPHKEYSWPYDDIIVFAFSCRAAAIQMYLCNKERYGYLNIPAKPHHTLEDDRLNFVHVHLESMIDGPPMKPSRYVHMLPKQRDLMGFDEIYLINLRRRPDRRQRMLFSLNELEVDVKVVDAVDGNALNSSDIKILGVDLLPGYYDPFSGRTLTKGEVGCFLSHFYIWKEMVDLQLDKALVLEDDVRFQANFKRRVLRLMEEVDQVELDWDLIYFGRKQVNPAKEEAVDDVQNLVVADYSHWTLSYAISQQGAQKLVNAEPLSKMLPVDEFLPIMYDKHPNEDYKSHFPNRNLQTFSTRPLLVQPCHYAGDPQWVSDTETSTLWDDDTVRTDWRGSHKTLKGGVPPPEMLSASYKDEL